In one window of Poriferisphaera corsica DNA:
- the hflC gene encoding protease modulator HflC: MKNPLTVIVAILVALILLTYMVCFTVRYDQVAVVTTFNQAKEPLRDVETGEIARDAAGNIVDPGSVIYEPGFNLRWPWPISNVQTYSKKIQLIEDVKQEVKTSDGHAVIVQMYLAWEIDDPYAFFRSMNNISKATDQLKALMSSFQGIISNYRFDQLVNLDEGNIQLRKIEEKCADDLRAQLAGIKPSYGIKVDKVGIRRLVLPEDITAKVFERMRTTRERLAQTARAEGTATAETIKKEAESIQQQILAFAKRRASSIRDEGDREAASYYNEFAKDTEFAKFLRRMQALKEMLPNNTQFILSADDVGLNELKDQPILPQKPIASNE; encoded by the coding sequence ATGAAGAATCCGCTGACAGTTATTGTTGCCATTCTTGTAGCCTTGATTCTTTTGACGTACATGGTGTGCTTCACCGTTCGGTACGATCAGGTTGCTGTTGTGACAACGTTCAATCAGGCTAAAGAGCCGCTGCGTGATGTTGAAACAGGTGAGATCGCTCGAGATGCAGCTGGGAATATCGTAGATCCAGGCTCAGTGATTTATGAGCCGGGTTTTAATCTCCGCTGGCCTTGGCCGATCTCGAATGTGCAGACATATTCAAAGAAGATCCAGCTGATTGAAGACGTTAAACAGGAAGTTAAGACAAGCGATGGACATGCTGTGATTGTTCAGATGTATCTTGCTTGGGAAATTGACGATCCGTACGCGTTCTTCCGTTCCATGAATAACATCAGCAAAGCAACGGATCAGTTGAAAGCATTGATGTCTTCCTTCCAAGGCATTATCTCTAACTATCGTTTTGATCAGTTGGTGAATTTGGATGAAGGCAATATTCAATTGCGTAAGATTGAAGAGAAGTGTGCGGATGATCTTCGAGCACAATTAGCTGGTATCAAACCTTCGTATGGTATTAAGGTTGATAAGGTTGGGATTCGCCGATTGGTGTTGCCAGAAGATATTACGGCAAAGGTCTTTGAGCGTATGCGTACAACACGCGAGCGTTTGGCTCAGACCGCACGAGCAGAGGGTACTGCAACGGCTGAAACAATAAAGAAAGAAGCTGAATCAATTCAGCAGCAGATCTTGGCGTTTGCAAAACGCCGCGCTTCCTCGATTCGCGATGAGGGTGATCGTGAGGCAGCGAGCTACTACAACGAATTTGCGAAAGATACGGAGTTTGCGAAGTTCCTGAGAAGGATGCAGGCTTTGAAAGAAATGCTTCCTAATAATACGCAGTTTATTTTGTCGGCAGATGATGTTGGTTTGAACGAATTGAAAGACCAGCCGATCTTGCCGCAGAAGCCAATCGCATCGAACGAGTAA
- a CDS encoding SPFH domain-containing protein has translation MSNDQQTYKRAANAAMFGMIAQIFLAMVVVIIGLIYGSAAIDATIWYFLGGVPVWFILWALFNAHKQERVEALEAEQLAEVDAEAAALFNEAGQQLHVARKRLDNLYKYWLNGVSLALSLYLLTLGGFLLYKANGMVERIDGEAANWKDLVAASISPNANPLVLLFLLGAIAFLGFLTARYVAGMTKVKEWQPLRGGASYMIGNVAVVLLMLFAGTIPVLVNPEHKMGFVALSLIVPAIMVLLGLEIVLSYVFGMYRPRRTNEVVRPAFDSRVLGWLTRPESISKIIGETLNYQFGFEISRSWFMELLNKSMPKLVVIGLILLVLLSSLTIVEPQQQAVIMSYGKIDRIEGPGFHFKMPWPIGTSEKYDVDRIQRIVVGSSDTERKQASRRDPIKVMLEDINREMANRLAIYRFDHTPEVLWTNAHARGAEDYMVIAPKTNEDKNEDPGFHEAHGSSVAGELVGIEMVVDYRIKNLEQFVSTVERPDKMLKALAVERLSDYIAGKDIDMLVGEGRAFGANELKGLIQDDVDDVIVDGHVGLGIEVVFVGFASIHPPQDGDVAKAFHEQNGAHQDKQIVIQNAQKDAIQTLSEVAGTQGKALAISAAIDQLETIKLSRGDEGLAEKQAEIEALMDRAGGRAAQMLQEARAYRWDRALEEQAASRSFDAQLAAFKNAPEYYAQRMLLNAMTDGLKERKKIVVSSDLMRDVIIRMDLKDSGSFMKSLFSTE, from the coding sequence ATGAGCAACGACCAGCAGACTTACAAGCGTGCTGCGAATGCGGCCATGTTTGGAATGATCGCTCAGATCTTCCTAGCGATGGTTGTGGTGATCATTGGCCTGATTTACGGATCAGCTGCGATTGACGCGACGATCTGGTACTTCCTAGGCGGTGTGCCGGTATGGTTCATCTTGTGGGCGTTATTTAACGCACATAAGCAAGAGCGCGTTGAAGCATTAGAAGCTGAGCAATTGGCTGAGGTGGATGCGGAAGCTGCGGCCCTCTTTAATGAGGCGGGGCAGCAGTTGCATGTCGCTCGTAAGCGTTTGGACAATCTGTATAAGTACTGGCTGAATGGTGTTAGCCTTGCATTGTCATTGTACCTGCTCACGTTGGGCGGGTTCTTGTTGTATAAAGCCAACGGGATGGTTGAGCGGATTGATGGGGAGGCAGCTAATTGGAAAGATCTGGTTGCGGCCTCGATTAGTCCGAATGCAAATCCATTGGTGCTTCTGTTCCTTTTGGGTGCGATCGCATTCTTAGGGTTCCTGACGGCGCGCTATGTGGCGGGTATGACGAAGGTTAAGGAGTGGCAGCCGCTACGAGGTGGTGCGTCATACATGATCGGCAATGTGGCGGTTGTGTTGTTGATGTTGTTTGCGGGTACGATCCCGGTGCTGGTGAATCCAGAGCATAAGATGGGCTTTGTTGCATTATCGCTGATAGTTCCGGCGATTATGGTGCTACTAGGTCTTGAGATTGTGCTTTCGTATGTGTTTGGAATGTATCGTCCTCGCCGAACGAATGAGGTTGTGAGGCCGGCGTTTGATTCACGCGTTTTGGGTTGGCTGACACGTCCTGAATCGATCAGCAAGATTATTGGTGAAACGCTGAATTATCAGTTTGGTTTTGAGATTTCACGCAGCTGGTTTATGGAGCTGTTGAACAAATCGATGCCTAAGCTGGTTGTGATCGGTTTGATATTGCTGGTGTTGTTGTCGAGCTTGACGATTGTTGAGCCGCAGCAGCAGGCAGTGATCATGTCGTATGGGAAGATTGATCGTATTGAAGGGCCGGGCTTCCATTTTAAGATGCCTTGGCCGATTGGTACGAGTGAGAAATATGACGTTGATCGTATCCAACGGATAGTGGTGGGGTCATCAGATACAGAGCGTAAGCAAGCGAGCCGCCGCGATCCGATCAAGGTGATGCTCGAAGATATTAACCGAGAGATGGCGAATCGATTGGCTATTTATCGATTTGATCATACGCCAGAGGTGCTTTGGACGAATGCACATGCTCGAGGTGCTGAGGATTATATGGTCATCGCACCGAAGACCAATGAAGATAAAAATGAAGATCCAGGTTTCCATGAAGCTCACGGGTCTTCAGTGGCGGGTGAATTGGTTGGGATCGAGATGGTGGTGGATTACCGGATTAAGAATCTGGAACAGTTTGTTTCGACGGTTGAACGTCCCGACAAGATGCTGAAGGCGTTGGCTGTGGAGCGATTGAGCGATTATATCGCAGGTAAAGATATTGACATGCTTGTGGGTGAGGGGCGTGCATTTGGGGCGAATGAACTGAAAGGGCTAATTCAAGATGATGTTGATGACGTCATTGTGGATGGGCATGTTGGGTTAGGTATTGAGGTGGTGTTTGTTGGTTTTGCTTCGATACATCCGCCGCAGGACGGTGATGTGGCTAAGGCATTCCATGAACAGAATGGTGCACATCAAGATAAGCAAATCGTGATTCAGAACGCTCAGAAAGATGCGATTCAAACGCTATCTGAGGTGGCTGGTACCCAGGGTAAAGCGCTTGCGATCAGTGCTGCGATTGATCAATTAGAAACGATCAAGTTGAGTCGTGGTGATGAAGGCCTTGCGGAAAAGCAGGCTGAAATTGAAGCGCTGATGGATCGGGCTGGTGGACGTGCAGCACAGATGCTTCAAGAAGCACGTGCGTATCGTTGGGACAGAGCTCTGGAAGAACAGGCTGCTTCACGTAGCTTTGATGCACAATTGGCGGCATTTAAAAATGCCCCTGAGTATTACGCTCAGCGGATGCTTTTGAATGCGATGACCGATGGGCTGAAAGAACGCAAAAAGATTGTGGTAAGTAGTGACTTGATGAGGGATGTAATCATCCGAATGGATTTGAAGGATTCAGGTTCATTTATGAAGTCGCTGTTTAGCACAGAATAA
- a CDS encoding ABC transporter permease, whose translation MFGQLLTITRNTFTESIRQPIFAVLILVGILGLWLNLNLAAYTMDQDSKMMIDMGLSTVAIISLLAAAFTATGVLSSEIEKKTVLTVVSKPISRPTFVVGKFLGVAGAILLAYYILSLVFLLTARHGVMQTASHRIDWPVVVFGLGGAFIAIAFAAFTNYNFRWVFTSTVTWALAITETIAFLLILFIGKKWAIQTPYHDLFSLDPKAPQLMQVITGTGLISFAILIITAIAVAASTRLGQVMTILLSFGFFALGLISNSLNQLTNQRLEISPHIGFFESFSHIFAADAPFYTKLIYAAAKSIYLITPNMQLLWPGDALLQDKPFTLIAFMTPAIYGILFTAAILAIAVALFQKREVG comes from the coding sequence ATGTTTGGCCAACTTCTCACTATTACACGTAATACTTTCACCGAGTCCATCAGGCAGCCCATCTTCGCTGTCCTCATCCTGGTCGGTATCCTCGGCCTCTGGCTCAATCTCAACCTCGCCGCATATACCATGGATCAAGACTCCAAAATGATGATCGACATGGGGCTCTCCACCGTCGCCATCATCTCACTACTCGCTGCCGCTTTCACAGCAACCGGCGTCCTCTCCTCTGAAATCGAGAAAAAAACCGTCCTCACAGTGGTCTCAAAACCCATCTCACGCCCCACCTTCGTCGTCGGTAAATTCCTCGGCGTTGCTGGCGCCATCCTCCTCGCCTACTACATTCTCTCACTCGTCTTCCTCCTCACCGCCCGACACGGCGTCATGCAGACCGCATCCCACCGCATCGACTGGCCCGTCGTCGTTTTCGGCCTTGGCGGCGCTTTCATCGCCATCGCCTTCGCCGCTTTCACAAACTACAACTTCCGCTGGGTCTTTACCTCAACCGTCACATGGGCGCTCGCCATCACCGAAACTATCGCCTTTCTCCTCATCCTCTTCATTGGCAAAAAATGGGCCATCCAAACCCCATACCACGACCTTTTCAGCCTTGATCCCAAAGCCCCCCAGCTCATGCAAGTCATAACAGGCACCGGCCTTATATCATTTGCCATCCTCATCATCACCGCCATCGCCGTGGCTGCATCAACCCGCCTCGGCCAGGTCATGACCATCCTCCTCTCCTTCGGCTTCTTCGCCCTAGGCCTCATCTCCAACTCACTCAACCAACTCACCAATCAGCGGCTCGAAATCTCACCACACATCGGATTCTTTGAATCTTTCTCACACATCTTCGCTGCCGACGCCCCCTTCTACACCAAACTCATCTACGCTGCCGCTAAAAGCATCTATCTCATCACCCCCAACATGCAATTGCTCTGGCCCGGCGACGCACTCCTTCAGGACAAACCTTTTACGCTCATCGCCTTCATGACGCCCGCCATCTACGGCATCCTCTTCACCGCAGCCATCCTCGCCATCGCTGTCGCGCTCTTCCAAAAACGCGAAGTTGGCTAA
- a CDS encoding response regulator, producing the protein MSHQAKTAKSRNKRLGEAKKAVSLLVVDPGDDVLKSVREYQDRRVELNVKHVKTLAEARGCVLGERFDMVMVEMSLPDGYGLDFVEELSQGKGDVYASVVGDEPNADEVIVGMRIGVCDFVKRPVDTGDVTRCLNGMVAKHLKHDDHVGRVDRLKRLCKKLNQARQDVSQQVDVLCNDLVMAYQELACQMQQVVQTSEYSALIREELDLENLLRTTLEHMIEKVGPTNAAIFLPSAMDEYSLGGYVNYDCAADSADMLLQHLADVVAPKVAAREDLLHVTDNETLKYWIGDDAAYLADSHVVAVACRHGGETLAVMVLFRDCNEPFEDGGVEMSGAVGPLLAEALSRVIRVHHRFTPEVEDWGGEDDDQEDWGIDFGFGEIEGEDD; encoded by the coding sequence GTGAGTCATCAGGCTAAGACGGCGAAAAGCCGGAATAAGAGATTAGGTGAAGCGAAGAAGGCGGTAAGTCTGCTGGTCGTGGATCCTGGGGACGATGTGTTGAAGTCGGTGAGGGAGTATCAGGATCGCCGAGTTGAACTCAATGTGAAGCATGTGAAGACGTTGGCTGAGGCGCGCGGATGCGTGTTGGGCGAGCGTTTTGATATGGTGATGGTTGAGATGAGTTTGCCCGATGGATATGGGCTGGATTTTGTTGAAGAGTTGAGTCAGGGTAAGGGGGATGTTTATGCTTCGGTGGTGGGTGATGAGCCGAATGCTGATGAGGTGATTGTGGGGATGCGGATCGGCGTTTGTGATTTTGTGAAGAGGCCGGTGGATACTGGGGATGTCACGCGATGCTTGAATGGGATGGTGGCGAAGCACTTGAAGCATGATGATCATGTAGGGCGAGTGGATCGGTTGAAAAGGTTGTGTAAGAAATTGAATCAAGCAAGGCAGGATGTATCGCAGCAGGTCGATGTGTTGTGCAATGATTTGGTGATGGCGTATCAGGAATTAGCTTGTCAGATGCAGCAGGTTGTGCAGACGAGTGAGTACAGTGCGCTGATACGTGAAGAGCTTGATTTAGAGAATTTGTTACGGACGACATTAGAGCACATGATCGAGAAGGTTGGGCCGACGAATGCGGCGATCTTCTTGCCGAGTGCGATGGATGAATATAGTTTGGGTGGGTATGTGAATTATGATTGTGCTGCGGATAGTGCGGATATGTTGTTGCAGCACTTGGCGGATGTGGTGGCGCCGAAAGTTGCGGCACGTGAAGATCTGTTGCATGTGACAGATAATGAAACACTGAAGTATTGGATTGGTGACGATGCGGCTTATTTGGCGGATAGTCATGTTGTTGCGGTGGCGTGCCGTCATGGTGGTGAAACATTGGCGGTGATGGTGTTGTTTAGAGATTGTAATGAGCCGTTTGAAGATGGTGGTGTTGAAATGAGTGGGGCAGTGGGGCCGCTGTTGGCGGAAGCGCTATCACGCGTGATTCGTGTTCATCATCGGTTTACGCCTGAAGTTGAAGATTGGGGCGGTGAAGATGATGATCAAGAAGATTGGGGGATTGATTTTGGGTTTGGTGAGATTGAGGGTGAAGATGATTGA
- a CDS encoding HDOD domain-containing protein, with translation MTAQEVSRPKRIELILRQIDSLPTLPVIATRLLSLTASDETHAREVIELVQADPALTAKVLSLCRAADKGLREDILTVDKAVVLLGFNTIRNAVLSIKVMEFFQKGKEKKQDVGGGKHVGQVAVHDESDASAVLCGDDTDGVVIAKVGGGVAVEQESREEAGFDHAGFWVHSLAVGVVAELIAKAAGNERSLSADEAFVCGLLHDVGKLALDYVLPKSYARVVELVEMNHGNIASYERRIVGIDHHTAGKRMAEQWGLPHRLQDCIWLHGSPYETLPELPHRRMVGLVSLADLLTRQQHLGYSGNYHFKQQVEVLMEKVGVKRQHVDWALDQLHDQLERRGKALGVHDQPSKDLLLQSIQKANQALGRVNYALENKGRVAQQQSQILEAVSRFHSRAMPGQGVQDVIDSVVMNAKELLGAGFYSVVRPSKDLNDGGTSWLVSRYRTDGQVVDSQCVDVPYGAPDLRELDLSEPVGMSMMGVLPWVQDFLIGSEDLRRVRLIPLRCGWGTVGVLLHDRSVLPKWGLMETLVSVWGSAIAAAEQHDGARRLGEELAESNSALAEAQDKLLQQESMARLGEMAAGAAHEMNNPLAVISGRSQLLSMTLASGSKEQKAAQRIYMESHRLSDLITALHLFADPPEPEFVEADMSLLLNSTVKKVQSHYGKWQSETPIFLKMKDGVPRVRMDVDQIQTAVSELLHNAVQSKPGDGVEIRVGVTNDGRWVEVKVKDDGEGMDDRTLGHAKDPFFSAKAAGRRVGMGLTRAQQFIEGHNGCLELASALGEGTVATLRLPLDCAA, from the coding sequence ATGACAGCGCAAGAGGTGAGCAGGCCGAAGAGGATTGAGCTGATCTTGAGGCAGATAGATTCGTTGCCGACTTTGCCGGTGATTGCGACGCGGTTGCTGTCGTTGACGGCATCAGACGAGACGCATGCGCGTGAGGTGATTGAATTGGTGCAGGCTGACCCGGCGCTAACGGCGAAGGTTTTGTCGTTGTGCCGCGCTGCGGACAAGGGATTGCGCGAGGATATATTGACGGTTGATAAAGCGGTTGTTCTTTTGGGTTTCAATACGATACGCAATGCGGTGTTGTCGATTAAGGTGATGGAGTTTTTTCAGAAAGGTAAAGAGAAGAAGCAAGATGTTGGTGGTGGTAAGCATGTGGGGCAGGTTGCGGTGCATGATGAGAGTGATGCGTCGGCGGTGTTGTGTGGTGATGATACGGATGGTGTTGTGATTGCGAAAGTAGGGGGCGGGGTGGCTGTGGAGCAGGAGTCACGTGAAGAAGCGGGCTTTGATCATGCGGGGTTCTGGGTGCACAGTTTGGCGGTAGGTGTTGTCGCGGAATTGATTGCGAAGGCGGCGGGGAATGAGCGGAGTCTAAGCGCTGATGAGGCGTTTGTTTGTGGGTTGTTGCATGATGTGGGTAAGTTGGCGCTGGATTATGTTTTGCCGAAAAGTTATGCGCGCGTGGTGGAGTTGGTGGAGATGAATCATGGGAATATCGCGTCGTATGAACGGCGGATTGTGGGGATTGATCATCATACGGCGGGTAAGCGGATGGCTGAGCAGTGGGGGTTGCCTCACCGATTGCAGGATTGTATTTGGTTGCATGGTTCGCCATATGAGACGTTGCCGGAGTTGCCGCACCGTCGGATGGTGGGGCTGGTTAGTTTGGCAGATTTATTGACACGTCAACAGCACCTGGGTTATTCGGGGAACTATCATTTCAAGCAGCAAGTTGAAGTGTTGATGGAAAAGGTTGGGGTGAAGCGGCAGCATGTGGATTGGGCTTTGGATCAACTGCATGATCAGTTAGAGCGTCGGGGTAAGGCGCTTGGCGTACATGATCAGCCGTCGAAAGATTTGCTGTTACAGTCGATCCAGAAGGCGAATCAAGCTTTAGGCCGGGTGAATTATGCGCTTGAAAATAAGGGGCGAGTCGCACAGCAGCAGAGTCAGATTTTGGAGGCGGTGTCACGTTTCCATAGCCGGGCAATGCCGGGGCAAGGGGTTCAGGATGTAATTGACAGTGTTGTGATGAATGCGAAGGAATTATTGGGGGCGGGATTCTATTCAGTCGTTAGGCCATCTAAGGATTTAAATGATGGTGGGACGAGTTGGTTGGTGAGTCGATATCGGACGGATGGGCAAGTGGTGGATTCACAGTGCGTGGATGTGCCGTATGGTGCGCCGGATCTGAGGGAATTAGATCTGAGTGAGCCAGTGGGGATGAGCATGATGGGCGTGCTGCCTTGGGTGCAGGATTTTTTGATTGGATCGGAAGATTTGAGACGGGTGCGATTGATCCCGCTTCGTTGTGGATGGGGAACGGTCGGTGTGTTGCTGCATGATCGTAGTGTGCTACCAAAATGGGGGTTGATGGAGACGTTGGTCAGTGTTTGGGGTAGTGCGATTGCGGCGGCTGAGCAGCATGACGGCGCGCGAAGATTAGGTGAGGAGCTTGCTGAGTCTAATAGTGCATTAGCTGAGGCGCAAGATAAGTTGTTGCAGCAAGAATCGATGGCGAGATTGGGTGAGATGGCGGCAGGGGCTGCGCATGAGATGAATAACCCGCTTGCGGTGATTAGTGGTCGTAGTCAGTTGCTTTCGATGACGCTTGCGAGTGGTAGTAAGGAGCAGAAGGCGGCGCAGCGGATTTATATGGAGAGTCACCGGTTGAGTGATTTGATTACGGCGTTGCACTTGTTTGCGGATCCACCTGAGCCGGAGTTTGTGGAGGCGGATATGTCGCTTCTGTTGAATAGTACGGTGAAGAAGGTGCAGTCGCATTATGGGAAGTGGCAGAGTGAGACGCCGATTTTCTTGAAGATGAAGGATGGTGTGCCGCGTGTGCGTATGGATGTGGATCAGATTCAGACGGCGGTGAGTGAGCTGTTGCATAATGCGGTGCAATCGAAGCCGGGGGATGGGGTGGAGATTCGGGTTGGTGTGACCAATGATGGGCGATGGGTTGAGGTGAAGGTGAAGGATGATGGTGAAGGGATGGATGATCGGACGTTGGGACATGCGAAGGATCCGTTCTTTAGCGCGAAGGCGGCGGGGCGTCGGGTTGGGATGGGTTTAACGCGTGCGCAGCAGTTTATTGAGGGTCATAACGGTTGTTTGGAATTGGCAAGTGCGTTGGGTGAAGGAACTGTTGCAACGTTGAGGTTGCCGCTGGATTGTGCGGCATAG
- a CDS encoding response regulator: MSANEAPTDLSGKQVFTTGEAAEICKVSQQTIIRCFDSGRLNGFRVPGSRFRRIPRDELLKFMQENGIPVEALGEKGSGQKRKLLVVDDDEQIVELFVDVLSRNEHYEVKTASTGYDAGIMTEQFKPDLMILDYMLPDINGNKVCETVRKNPDLVNMKIIIVSGVVNQDEVHELLQSGADEFIKKPFNIENLQERIETLLAVAA; encoded by the coding sequence ATGAGCGCTAATGAAGCACCGACTGATCTGAGTGGAAAACAAGTATTTACGACGGGTGAAGCAGCGGAGATCTGTAAGGTTTCGCAGCAGACAATTATCCGTTGTTTTGATAGTGGTCGTTTGAATGGGTTTCGCGTGCCAGGTAGTCGATTTAGGCGGATACCTCGTGATGAGCTACTCAAGTTCATGCAGGAGAATGGGATTCCGGTTGAGGCGCTTGGTGAAAAAGGTAGTGGCCAGAAGCGTAAGCTGTTGGTGGTGGATGATGATGAACAGATTGTTGAATTGTTTGTCGATGTGCTGAGTCGTAATGAGCATTATGAAGTGAAGACGGCGAGCACGGGTTATGATGCGGGGATTATGACGGAGCAGTTTAAGCCTGACCTGATGATTTTGGATTACATGTTGCCAGATATTAATGGGAACAAAGTTTGCGAGACGGTGAGGAAGAATCCGGATCTTGTGAATATGAAGATCATTATTGTGTCGGGTGTTGTAAACCAGGATGAGGTTCATGAATTGTTGCAGTCGGGCGCGGATGAGTTCATTAAGAAGCCGTTTAATATTGAGAACTTGCAAGAGCGAATAGAAACGCTGCTTGCGGTTGCGGCTTGA
- a CDS encoding 3-isopropylmalate dehydratase large subunit: protein MARPMTMTEKILAAHAGKEEVKPGDNVWVNVDVLMTHDVCGPGTIGIFKEQFGPDAKVWDNARIPIIPDHYIFTADDKCHRNIQTLRDFVAEQGIKYYYDPDFVNTEEGSGFPSPYRDPNNTNYKGVCHKALPEEGHCRPGEILLGTDSHTCTAGAFGQFATGIGNTDAAFTMGTGKTWLKVPPTMKFVFNGEIPPYLTAKDLILAVIGKIGFSGATYKAMYFTGSGISSLSLEDRMTLTNMAIEAGGKNGICDVDEKTLQYVRARSNRPEWTVYTEDEGAEYDFEYTWDLADFEPLVAAPHSPDNTKTAHELSNQKLDRAYIGSCTGGKITDMIMAANILAGNKVAIPTFVVPGSTEVHSDMLRLGLNGEPVKDGEKNIYQTLEDTGCNIGAASCAACLGGPQDTFGRLNEPINCISTTNRNFPGRMGHKEAGVYLASPLTAAASALTGKVTDPREYITAPIQTGTAGVC, encoded by the coding sequence ATGGCACGCCCAATGACCATGACCGAAAAAATCCTGGCCGCTCACGCCGGCAAGGAAGAAGTAAAGCCCGGCGACAACGTCTGGGTCAATGTCGATGTCCTCATGACCCACGACGTCTGCGGCCCCGGCACCATCGGCATCTTCAAAGAGCAGTTCGGCCCCGATGCCAAAGTCTGGGACAACGCACGCATCCCCATCATCCCCGACCACTACATCTTCACCGCCGACGACAAATGTCACCGCAACATCCAAACCCTCCGCGACTTCGTCGCCGAGCAGGGCATCAAATACTACTACGACCCCGACTTCGTCAACACCGAAGAAGGCTCCGGCTTCCCATCGCCTTACCGCGATCCCAACAACACCAACTACAAAGGTGTCTGCCACAAAGCTCTCCCCGAAGAAGGCCACTGCCGTCCAGGCGAAATCCTTCTCGGCACAGACTCCCATACCTGCACCGCAGGCGCATTCGGCCAGTTCGCAACCGGCATCGGCAACACCGATGCAGCCTTCACCATGGGCACCGGCAAAACATGGCTCAAAGTACCACCGACCATGAAGTTCGTCTTCAACGGTGAAATCCCCCCATACCTCACCGCCAAAGACCTCATCCTCGCCGTCATCGGCAAGATCGGTTTCTCCGGCGCAACCTACAAAGCCATGTACTTCACCGGCTCAGGCATCTCCTCACTCTCTCTCGAAGACCGCATGACACTCACCAACATGGCCATCGAAGCCGGCGGTAAAAACGGCATCTGCGACGTTGACGAGAAAACACTCCAATACGTCCGCGCACGATCCAATCGCCCCGAGTGGACCGTCTACACCGAAGACGAAGGCGCTGAATACGATTTCGAATACACATGGGATCTCGCTGACTTCGAACCACTCGTCGCTGCACCACACTCCCCTGACAACACAAAAACCGCACACGAACTATCTAACCAAAAGTTAGACCGTGCATACATCGGCTCATGCACCGGTGGCAAGATCACTGACATGATCATGGCCGCCAACATCCTTGCCGGTAACAAAGTCGCCATCCCAACCTTCGTTGTGCCCGGCTCAACCGAAGTACACTCAGACATGCTCCGCCTCGGACTCAACGGCGAGCCTGTCAAAGACGGTGAAAAGAACATTTACCAAACACTCGAAGATACAGGCTGTAACATCGGTGCCGCGTCATGTGCAGCTTGCCTCGGCGGCCCACAAGACACCTTCGGCCGACTCAACGAACCCATCAACTGTATATCAACAACCAACCGTAACTTCCCTGGCCGTATGGGCCACAAAGAAGCCGGTGTCTACCTCGCATCCCCACTCACCGCCGCAGCATCCGCACTCACCGGCAAAGTCACCGACCCACGCGAGTACATCACCGCCCCAATCCAAACTGGCACCGCCGGCGTCTGCTAA